In the genome of Sphaeramia orbicularis chromosome 13, fSphaOr1.1, whole genome shotgun sequence, one region contains:
- the LOC115431019 gene encoding cyclin-dependent kinase-like 1 has translation MRTLSDSGQVTTTNCPMEKYEKLAKIGEGSYGVVFKCRHRDTGQIVAIKKFVESEDDPVIKKIALREIRMLKQLKHVNLVNLLEVFRRKRRLHLVFEFCEQTVLNELDKHPRGVLEAQLKSIVWQTLQAVNFCHKHNCIHRDVKPENILLTKTGVIKLCDFGFARILTGPEDDYTDYVATRWYRAPELLVGDTQYGPPVDVWALGCVFAELLHGNPLWPGKSDVDQLYLIRKTLGDLIPRHQQVFRSNVFFSGVSIPEPDTTEPLEKRFHGVSPHALQVMKSCLVMDPSLRLSCEELLELPYFQEEGGANWGRDGERPGRRHEKGSRRRQAGAQYLPQLPNSNISPAPDVKKQVKHKYHLPNI, from the exons ATGAGGACCCTTTCAGACTCTGGACAG GTGACTACTACTAACTGCCCCATGGAGAAATATGAAAAACTGGCCAAAATCGGCGAGGGTTCCTATGGCGTGGTGTTCAAATGCAGACACAGAGACACCGGGCAGATCGTGGCCATCAAGAAGTTTGTGGAATCTGAAGACGACCCCGTCATTAAAAAGATCGCACTGCGAGAAATCCGTATGCTGAAG CAGCTCAAACATGTGAACCTGGTCAACCTGCTGGAGGTCTTCAGGAGGAAAAGACGGCTCCACCTGGTGTTTGAGTTCTGCGAGCAGACCGTCCTCAACGAGCTGGACAAACACCCCCGAGG CGTTCTCGAGGCTCAGCTGAAGAGCATCGTATGGCAGACGCTCCAGGCCGTCAACTTCTGCCACAAACACAAC TGCATACACCGGGATGTGAAGCCCGAAAACATCCTCCTCACCAAAACCGGGGTCATCAAACTGTGCGACTTTGGCTTCGCCCGCATCCTGA CTGGACCGGAGGACGACTACACCGACTATGTGGCCACCCGTTGGTACCGGGCCCCAGAGCTGCTGGTGGGGGACACCCAGTACGGACCCCCGGTGGACGTGTGGGCCCTGGGCTGTGTCTTCGCTGAACTTCTGCACGGAAACCCACTTTGGCCCGGGAAGTCTGACGTCGACCAGCTGTACCTCATCCGAAAAACTCTAG GTGACCTGATCCCTCGTCATCAGCAGGTGTTTCGCTCCAATGTTTTCTTCAGTGGAGTCAGTATTCCAGAACCGGACACAACG GAACCTTTGGAAAAACGCTTCCATGGAGTGTCTCCTCATGCTCTGCAAGTTATGAAG TCGTGCCTGGTCATGGACCCGTCCCTCAGATTGTCCTGTGAGGAGCTGCTGGAGCTGCCGTACTTCCAGGAGGAGGGAGGAGCTAACTGGGGCCGCGATGGTGAGCGGCCAGGACGACGGCACGAAAAAGGCTCCCGGCGCAGACAGGCAGGG